One part of the Anguilla anguilla isolate fAngAng1 chromosome 11, fAngAng1.pri, whole genome shotgun sequence genome encodes these proteins:
- the LOC118208048 gene encoding eukaryotic translation initiation factor 2 subunit 2-like, with amino-acid sequence MSGDEMIFDPTMSRKKKKKKKPFMLEEDGGDGLSEDAQQPEAKEVEPEGGEERDLDLDEDEGRRKEPSDDLDDLNFFNQKKKKKKPKKVFENDLEEGLKELKIEGEASEPLDDDDMGITLPAKKKKSKKVDFLEEGDTQEKDESLEDEDGKNNDGITFSTQTGPAWAGSERDYTYEELLNRAFNIMREKNPDMVAGEKRKFVMKPPQVVRVGTKKTSFVNFTDICKLLHRQPKHLLAFLLAELGTSGSIDGNNQLVIKGRFQQKQIENVLRRYIKEYVTCHTCRSPETILQKDTRLYFLQCETCHSRCSVASIKTGFQAVTGKRAQLRAKAN; translated from the exons ATGTCTGGAGACGAG ATGATCTTCGACCCCACCATGTCccggaaaaagaagaagaagaagaagccctTCATGCTGGAGGAGGACGGGGGCGACGGGCTGAGCGAGGACGCGCAGCAGCCCGAGGCCAAGGAGGTGGAGCCTGAGGGCGGCGAGGAGCGCGACCTGGACCTGGACGAGGACGAGGGCAGGAggaaag AGCCGTCGGACGATTTGGACGACCTGAACTTCTTcaatcagaagaagaagaagaagaagcccaAGAAGGTGTTCGAGAACGACCTGGAGGAAGGGTTGAAG GAACTGAAAATTGAGGGCGAGGCGTCGGAGCCCCTGGATGATGACGACATGGGCATCACGCTTCCCGCCAAAAAGAAGAAGTCCAAAAAAGTGGACTTCCTGGAGGAAGGAGACACGCAGGAGAAGGACGAAT CCCTGGAGGACGAGGACGGGAAGAACAACGACGGCATCACGTTCAGCACTCAGACGGGGCCTGCCTGGGCGGGCTCGGAGAGGGACTACACCTACGAGGAG CTGCTGAACCGCGCCTTCAACATCATGCGGGAGAAGAACCCCGACATGGTGGCCGGAGAGAAGAGGAAGTTTGTGATGAAGCCGCCGCAGGTGGTCCGAGTCGGAACCAAGAAGACCTCCTTCGTCAACTTCACAGATATCTGCAAACt GTTGCATCGGCAGCCGAAGCATCTTCTGGCCTTCTTATTGGCTGAGCTCGGGACAAG TGGCTCCATAGACGGAAATAACCAGCTGGTCATCAAAGGCAGATTCCAGCAGAAACAGATAGAGAACGTCCTGCGCAGATACATCA aggAGTACGTGACGTGTCACACCTGCCGCTCTCCGGAGACCATCCTGCAGAAGGACACGCGGCTGTACTTCCTGCAGTGCGAGACCTGCCACTCCCGCTGCTCCGTCGCCAGCATCAAGACCGGCTTCCAGGCCGTCACGGGCAAGAGGGCGCAGCTGCGCGCCAAGGCCAACTGA